In a genomic window of Pokkaliibacter sp. MBI-7:
- a CDS encoding heparin lyase I family protein — MLFRWRWLWLGCLGVATLAQADGEILHKRNADFAQPGTFDKGSVGYWNQKRLVDGEAFVIRRNVHGEPWAGCFSISPSDPKISDGLRAELRDLYVASPDEAIQYRFNTYVPAAPVFDGLPRLVLAQWHDRKEDGERAQRPPLSLRVIDGQLKLMVWNDEVWKQQGPNGDGLVIYSQPVGSKPMWLEQVYKVRWSANGNGRVEVWWNGHRVADYRGAIGYGDDSFGPYFKFGVYTTHALARQVDICHSDYQRSRWN, encoded by the coding sequence ATGTTGTTCAGATGGCGCTGGTTATGGCTTGGATGTCTTGGTGTAGCAACCCTGGCTCAGGCCGATGGTGAGATCTTGCACAAGCGCAATGCGGATTTTGCACAGCCCGGTACCTTTGACAAGGGTTCTGTCGGTTACTGGAATCAAAAGCGTCTGGTGGATGGCGAGGCCTTCGTGATCAGACGTAATGTGCATGGAGAGCCGTGGGCAGGTTGCTTCTCTATCTCTCCATCCGACCCGAAAATCTCAGACGGCCTCAGGGCGGAACTTCGTGACCTCTACGTCGCGTCGCCTGACGAGGCCATTCAATATCGTTTTAATACCTATGTTCCGGCTGCGCCCGTGTTTGATGGCTTGCCGCGTCTGGTGCTGGCGCAGTGGCATGATCGTAAAGAGGATGGCGAGCGAGCCCAGCGTCCTCCGTTATCGCTGCGTGTTATCGATGGCCAGTTAAAGCTGATGGTATGGAACGATGAGGTCTGGAAGCAGCAGGGGCCAAACGGTGATGGTCTGGTTATCTATAGTCAGCCGGTCGGCAGCAAGCCCATGTGGCTGGAGCAGGTCTACAAAGTACGCTGGAGTGCGAATGGCAATGGGCGAGTAGAAGTGTGGTGGAATGGGCATCGTGTAGCCGATTATCGGGGGGCCATTGGTTATGGCGATGACAGCTTCGGGCCCTACTTTAAGTTTGGTGTATATACCACGCACGCGTTGGCGCGGCAGGTCGATATCTGTCATAGCGACTATCAACGTTCCCGCTGGAATTAG
- a CDS encoding potassium/proton antiporter, whose protein sequence is MTASTLLLIGAMMITLSILLSPLSNRLGVPVLLLFLVVGMLSGEEGPGGIQFNDVNTSFLVGNLALAIILLDGGMRTRVATFRVGLKPALMLATFGVVITAVITGLVAMWVFHLSLLSGLLIGTMVSSTDAAVVFALLQGKGLNLNERVGATLEIESGSNDPMAIFLTMLLISLIGEAGHVGWFDSALLLIKQFGIGVVAGAAAGYVLAWLIMNVTLTLALYPLLVTAFGLVVFSATNELGGSGFLAIYLCGVVVGNRKLKVLQDILHVHDGLAWLAQLVLFLILGLLVTPSNLLVVAPGALLIALVLTFFARPLSVWLGLLPFHFRWREVVFISWVGLRGAVPIVLALFPFMAGVQEAYLMFNVAFVVVLFSLIIQGSSLSTVARWLKLEVPAAYQAERVYPLDLKEAGDFELYVFRLRGKRWQTPRFLRDLALPKATGVAAVFRDGRYLPVAPELAVKEEDLLALVAQENDLPKLSERLTAEQKSQYLQELDFFGEFLLNGDARLSDVQQAYGVTVPDADPAMTLSECIISRFHGHPVVGDKLELGSVTLIVKGVSGDQVTSVGLKLNAF, encoded by the coding sequence ATGACTGCTTCAACCTTGCTATTGATTGGCGCGATGATGATTACCCTCAGTATCTTGCTGAGTCCGTTGTCAAACCGCCTCGGTGTGCCGGTGCTATTGCTGTTTCTCGTCGTCGGCATGCTGTCGGGAGAGGAAGGGCCGGGCGGAATTCAGTTTAACGACGTCAACACCTCTTTTCTGGTCGGTAACCTCGCCCTGGCCATTATTCTGCTGGATGGCGGGATGCGCACCCGGGTTGCGACATTCCGCGTTGGGCTCAAGCCTGCACTGATGCTGGCCACCTTTGGGGTTGTCATCACAGCTGTCATTACGGGTCTGGTAGCGATGTGGGTGTTTCATCTGTCGCTACTGTCAGGGCTTCTGATTGGTACCATGGTGTCGTCTACCGATGCCGCTGTCGTGTTCGCCTTATTGCAGGGCAAGGGGCTCAATTTAAACGAGCGTGTCGGCGCCACGCTGGAAATTGAGTCAGGCAGTAACGACCCTATGGCGATCTTTCTCACTATGCTGCTGATCAGTCTGATTGGTGAAGCGGGGCATGTGGGATGGTTTGATTCCGCCCTGTTGCTGATCAAGCAGTTTGGCATCGGTGTGGTTGCCGGTGCAGCTGCCGGGTATGTGCTTGCCTGGCTGATCATGAATGTCACGCTGACTCTGGCGTTGTACCCGCTATTGGTCACGGCGTTCGGTCTGGTGGTGTTTTCTGCGACCAATGAACTGGGGGGGAGCGGTTTCCTCGCGATCTATCTGTGTGGGGTGGTGGTAGGTAATCGTAAGCTGAAAGTGCTGCAAGACATTCTGCATGTGCATGATGGGCTGGCGTGGCTGGCTCAGCTGGTGCTTTTCCTGATACTCGGTCTGCTGGTGACGCCATCCAATCTGCTGGTTGTGGCGCCGGGAGCACTGCTGATTGCCCTGGTGCTGACATTCTTTGCGCGACCGTTGTCGGTGTGGCTTGGCTTGCTGCCATTCCACTTTCGCTGGCGGGAGGTGGTATTCATCTCCTGGGTGGGCTTGCGTGGCGCTGTACCTATTGTGCTGGCGCTGTTTCCCTTCATGGCGGGAGTGCAGGAAGCCTACCTGATGTTCAACGTGGCCTTTGTGGTCGTGCTGTTCTCGCTGATTATTCAGGGCTCCTCTCTGTCTACCGTAGCGCGCTGGCTGAAGCTGGAGGTGCCTGCTGCTTATCAGGCCGAGCGGGTTTATCCTCTGGATCTGAAAGAAGCAGGTGATTTTGAGCTCTATGTGTTCAGGTTGCGTGGCAAACGCTGGCAGACGCCCCGGTTTCTGCGTGATCTGGCGCTGCCCAAGGCCACAGGCGTAGCGGCTGTGTTTCGTGATGGACGATACCTGCCTGTGGCACCTGAGCTTGCGGTGAAGGAGGAAGATCTTCTGGCTCTGGTGGCGCAGGAAAATGATCTGCCTAAGTTGAGTGAGCGCCTGACGGCAGAGCAGAAGTCGCAATATCTACAGGAGCTGGATTTCTTCGGTGAGTTCCTGCTCAACGGAGATGCTCGTCTGTCAGATGTTCAGCAGGCTTATGGCGTGACCGTGCCAGATGCTGATCCTGCCATGACGCTGTCTGAATGTATTATTAGCCGATTCCATGGGCATCCTGTCGTGGGGGATAAGTTGGAGCTGGGGTCTGTCACCCTTATTGTTAAAGGGGTGAGTGGTGATCAGGTGACCTCGGTTGGTCTGAAGCTAAACGCATTTTAA
- a CDS encoding GNAT family N-acetyltransferase, with protein MTDTSTSVVTTYYLEMREPSQLRSKSNPAQDFRVEKVGIPQPAFNSFLYSLVGKPWQWTDKLVWSERQWQQYLEECNVHTWVAYKNGAIAGYYELHVQAEGDVEIGYFGLVDTFTGAGLGGYFLSHAIESAWSLGAHRVWVHTCTLDHPGALANYKARGMTVYKEETE; from the coding sequence ATGACTGACACCAGTACCTCCGTAGTAACCACCTATTATCTGGAAATGCGTGAGCCGTCTCAGTTACGCAGCAAGAGCAACCCGGCTCAGGATTTCCGGGTAGAGAAGGTTGGCATTCCACAGCCTGCATTTAACTCCTTCCTGTACTCATTGGTGGGCAAGCCATGGCAATGGACCGACAAACTGGTCTGGAGCGAAAGGCAGTGGCAACAGTACCTGGAGGAGTGCAACGTACACACCTGGGTCGCCTATAAGAACGGCGCCATTGCCGGTTACTATGAGCTACATGTACAGGCTGAAGGTGATGTAGAGATTGGCTATTTTGGTTTGGTCGACACCTTCACAGGCGCAGGGCTGGGTGGTTACTTCCTCAGCCATGCGATTGAGTCCGCCTGGTCACTGGGCGCCCATCGGGTATGGGTGCACACCTGCACGCTGGACCACCCGGGCGCTCTGGCCAACTATAAAGCGCGTGGCATGACGGTATATAAAGAAGAAACAGAATAA
- the rmuC gene encoding DNA recombination protein RmuC — MPILQGSFPVGLILLGLGIFLAGWLVASAIARRQFVLQRNAWEQQWQTASERFQEDQHRSQQQLSEFREERQALQLSLERHRQELRDKGERIIALQSDRQRLGDRLDELRERFDDAEVQLREVQEEKHRADTELAQSRERLLHFQQTQQELTQLRQHHEQRLQQLTDAEATIRELNTRMTAEQRQHEEKLALLQRAEEQLKQQFENLAQRIFHSSAERFTQQNKSQLDGLIAPLKEQLGEFKRQVQDTYEKEAFERRTLRHEIGTLKELNQRMSEEALNLTRALKGDKKLQGNWGEMILSRVLSESGLREGHEYHTQVALKSIDGKGYQPDVIVHLPDEKDIIIDAKVSLVDYETYHSSEDELIRQEALRRHCQALRNHIRGLGAKDYQNLKGIRTLDYVLMFIPIEAAFLTAIEHDPDLFQFGLENNILLVSPTNLLVVLRTINHIWQYEKQNRNAQIIAAQAADLYDKLRGFAEDMLRLGQELNQSQAAYQKAMNKFSEGRGNLVSRAQRFVELGAKPSKLMPVELLDMAEMQFDDDAEVAGITEADAGSDLN; from the coding sequence ATGCCTATCTTGCAAGGTAGTTTTCCAGTCGGTTTGATTCTGCTGGGGTTGGGTATTTTTCTTGCCGGCTGGCTGGTAGCCAGCGCGATTGCCCGCCGTCAGTTTGTGCTGCAGCGCAATGCCTGGGAGCAGCAATGGCAAACGGCTTCTGAACGTTTTCAGGAGGATCAGCACCGTTCCCAGCAACAACTGAGTGAGTTCAGAGAAGAGCGCCAGGCGTTGCAACTTTCGCTTGAGCGGCACAGGCAGGAATTGCGCGACAAGGGGGAGCGGATCATTGCCCTGCAGAGTGATCGCCAGCGGTTGGGTGATCGCCTTGACGAGCTGCGAGAGCGCTTTGACGATGCCGAGGTACAACTGCGTGAGGTGCAGGAGGAAAAGCATCGTGCTGACACCGAACTGGCCCAGTCGCGCGAACGGCTGCTGCATTTCCAGCAGACCCAGCAGGAGCTGACGCAGCTTCGTCAGCATCACGAGCAGCGGCTGCAGCAGCTGACCGATGCGGAAGCAACCATTCGTGAGCTGAATACCCGTATGACCGCAGAGCAACGCCAGCATGAGGAAAAGCTGGCTCTGCTACAGCGTGCTGAAGAACAGCTTAAACAGCAGTTTGAGAATCTCGCACAGCGTATCTTCCACTCCAGTGCCGAGCGATTTACACAGCAGAACAAATCCCAGCTGGATGGATTGATCGCTCCTCTGAAAGAGCAGTTGGGAGAGTTCAAGCGTCAGGTGCAGGATACCTATGAAAAAGAGGCGTTCGAGCGACGCACTCTGCGCCATGAAATAGGTACGCTGAAAGAGTTGAATCAGCGTATGAGTGAAGAAGCGCTGAACCTGACGCGTGCTCTGAAGGGCGATAAAAAGCTGCAGGGCAACTGGGGGGAGATGATTCTGTCCCGTGTGCTATCGGAGTCCGGGTTACGAGAGGGGCATGAATATCACACGCAGGTCGCGCTGAAGAGTATTGATGGTAAAGGTTATCAGCCTGATGTAATCGTCCATCTGCCAGACGAGAAAGACATCATTATCGATGCCAAAGTGTCTCTGGTTGATTACGAAACCTACCACAGCAGCGAGGACGAGCTGATTCGGCAGGAGGCGCTGAGGCGGCACTGTCAGGCGCTGCGCAATCATATCAGAGGCCTGGGGGCCAAGGACTATCAGAACCTCAAGGGAATCCGCACGCTGGACTACGTGCTGATGTTCATTCCCATTGAAGCGGCCTTTCTCACCGCCATTGAGCATGACCCCGATCTGTTCCAGTTCGGGCTGGAGAACAACATTCTATTGGTCAGTCCAACTAACCTGTTGGTAGTGCTGAGAACCATCAATCACATCTGGCAATACGAGAAGCAGAACCGCAACGCGCAGATTATTGCCGCACAAGCCGCTGATTTATATGACAAGTTGCGTGGTTTTGCAGAAGACATGTTGCGTCTGGGGCAGGAGCTTAACCAGAGTCAGGCGGCGTATCAGAAAGCCATGAACAAGTTTTCCGAAGGGCGGGGCAATCTGGTCAGCCGTGCACAGCGTTTCGTTGAGCTGGGTGCCAAGCCCAGCAAACTGATGCCGGTAGAGCTGCTTGATATGGCGGAGATGCAGTTTGATGACGATGCTGAGGTGGCGGGCATCACTGAGGCAGATGCGGGCTCTGACCTGAATTGA
- a CDS encoding ABC transporter substrate-binding protein, whose product MKRGLAVFAATALAAAMATAAQASTLVYCSEGSPEGFNPQFYTSGTTFDATSKNIFDKLVEFERGTTTIVPGLAESWDISEDGTVYTFHLRKGVKFHTSKLFKPTRDFNADDVLFSFNRQWKKDDPFHSVSNGTYEYFDAMDMGNLLKSIEKVDDYTVKFTLTHPEAPFLADIAMDFASIMSKEYADNMMKAGTPEKIDMDPIGTGPFQFVQYQKDSVIRYVGNKDYWQGAPKIDKLIFSITPDASVRYAKLKAGECQVMPYPNPADLAEMKKDANINLMTQAGLNVGYLGYNTKKGPMAKTEVRKALNAAINKSAILEAVYQGAGQVAKNPLPPTIWSYNEDTVDDPYDPEQAKKMLAEAGYPDGFETTIWAMPVQRPYNPNARRMAEMIQADWAKIGVKAKIVSYEWGEYLKRTKEGEQDAFMLGWTGDNGDPDNFLSVLLGCAAVGGSNRAQWCNQEFDDLINQAKQVSDQAKRTELYKQAQVVFKREAPWATIAHSVVFEPVRKEVKDYKIDPFGGHIFYGVSVE is encoded by the coding sequence ATGAAGCGAGGTTTAGCCGTTTTCGCCGCCACCGCTCTGGCCGCCGCCATGGCCACGGCAGCTCAGGCTTCAACCCTGGTCTATTGCTCGGAAGGAAGCCCAGAAGGCTTCAACCCGCAGTTCTACACCTCTGGTACTACCTTCGACGCCACTTCCAAGAACATCTTCGACAAACTGGTCGAGTTCGAGCGCGGTACTACCACTATCGTTCCAGGCCTCGCTGAAAGCTGGGACATCTCCGAAGATGGCACGGTATATACCTTCCATCTGCGCAAAGGTGTGAAATTCCATACATCCAAGCTGTTCAAGCCAACCCGTGATTTCAACGCCGACGACGTATTGTTTTCCTTCAACCGTCAGTGGAAGAAGGATGATCCGTTCCACAGCGTTTCCAACGGCACTTATGAATACTTCGATGCCATGGACATGGGTAACCTGCTGAAAAGCATCGAGAAGGTGGACGACTATACCGTCAAGTTCACCCTGACTCATCCGGAAGCCCCCTTCCTGGCTGACATCGCCATGGACTTCGCCTCCATCATGTCCAAGGAATATGCCGACAACATGATGAAAGCGGGCACTCCCGAGAAGATCGATATGGATCCTATCGGTACTGGCCCCTTCCAGTTTGTTCAGTATCAGAAAGACTCCGTCATTCGCTACGTAGGCAACAAGGACTACTGGCAGGGCGCGCCCAAGATCGACAAGCTGATCTTCTCCATCACCCCCGATGCCTCTGTGCGTTACGCCAAGCTGAAAGCGGGTGAGTGTCAGGTCATGCCTTATCCCAACCCGGCTGATCTGGCGGAAATGAAGAAAGACGCCAATATCAACCTGATGACTCAGGCGGGTCTGAACGTGGGTTATCTGGGTTACAACACCAAGAAAGGCCCCATGGCCAAAACTGAAGTGCGTAAGGCGCTGAATGCCGCGATCAACAAGTCAGCCATTCTGGAGGCGGTATATCAGGGTGCTGGTCAGGTAGCCAAGAACCCGCTGCCCCCTACCATCTGGTCTTACAACGAAGATACCGTTGACGATCCGTATGATCCCGAACAGGCCAAGAAAATGCTGGCCGAAGCGGGCTATCCTGACGGCTTCGAGACCACTATCTGGGCTATGCCAGTACAGCGTCCTTACAACCCCAACGCCCGTCGTATGGCAGAAATGATCCAGGCAGACTGGGCCAAAATTGGCGTTAAAGCCAAGATTGTCAGCTATGAGTGGGGGGAGTATCTGAAGCGCACCAAAGAAGGTGAGCAGGATGCGTTCATGCTGGGCTGGACCGGTGACAATGGTGACCCCGATAACTTCCTGAGCGTACTGCTGGGTTGTGCCGCTGTCGGCGGCTCAAACCGTGCCCAGTGGTGTAATCAGGAGTTTGACGACCTGATCAATCAGGCCAAACAGGTCTCCGATCAGGCCAAACGTACTGAACTGTACAAACAGGCTCAGGTAGTATTCAAGCGTGAAGCGCCATGGGCAACCATCGCGCACTCCGTAGTCTTTGAACCCGTCCGTAAGGAAGTTAAAGACTATAAGATCGACCCGTTTGGCGGACACATCTTCTACGGCGTCAGCGTAGAGTAA
- a CDS encoding ABC transporter permease subunit has translation MLQFIFRRLLLVVPTFIGITLLTFFLIRLIPGDPIELLAGERGVDPARHAMLMAQMGLDQPILVQYMHYIADVLRGNLGTSISTREPVLHEFLTLFPATVELSLCATLFAIIIGLPAGILAAVKRGSVFDHSVMTISLTGYSMPIFWWALLLMLVFSVNLGWTPVSGRIDVTYWVDDVTGFMLIDSLLSDDKGAFLSTLSHLILPSIVLGTIPLAVIARMTRSSMLEVLGEDYIRTARAKGLAPKRVIFIHALRNALIPVITVIGLQVGTLLAGAILTETIFAWPGVGKWLIEAIHRRDYPVVQGGILIVATLIILVNLLVDILYGVVNPRIRHNK, from the coding sequence ATGCTGCAATTCATATTCAGGCGCCTGCTTCTAGTGGTGCCGACCTTTATCGGGATTACCCTCCTGACCTTTTTTCTGATCCGCCTGATTCCGGGTGATCCGATCGAACTGCTTGCCGGTGAGCGTGGTGTTGACCCTGCCCGCCACGCCATGCTGATGGCGCAAATGGGCCTGGACCAGCCCATTCTGGTGCAATACATGCATTACATTGCCGATGTTCTGCGAGGCAATCTGGGCACCTCGATCAGTACCCGTGAACCGGTGCTGCATGAGTTTTTGACCCTGTTCCCCGCCACTGTTGAACTGTCACTCTGCGCCACGCTGTTTGCCATCATCATTGGTTTGCCTGCCGGCATTCTGGCTGCAGTCAAACGCGGCTCGGTCTTCGACCATTCTGTAATGACGATTTCCCTCACCGGATATTCAATGCCTATTTTCTGGTGGGCACTGCTATTGATGCTGGTGTTCTCGGTCAATCTTGGCTGGACGCCTGTTTCCGGCAGGATTGATGTGACCTACTGGGTCGATGATGTCACCGGTTTTATGCTGATTGACTCCCTGCTGTCGGACGACAAGGGTGCGTTCCTCTCCACCCTCAGCCACCTGATATTGCCCAGTATTGTGCTCGGCACCATTCCGCTGGCGGTTATTGCACGTATGACCCGCTCCTCCATGCTGGAAGTACTGGGTGAAGACTATATTCGTACCGCCCGTGCCAAGGGGCTGGCCCCCAAACGCGTCATTTTTATCCACGCGTTGCGTAATGCCCTCATCCCCGTAATCACCGTTATCGGCTTGCAAGTCGGCACTTTGCTGGCAGGTGCGATCCTGACGGAAACCATCTTCGCCTGGCCCGGCGTCGGCAAATGGCTGATCGAAGCCATCCACCGCCGCGACTATCCCGTGGTTCAGGGCGGCATTCTTATCGTTGCCACCCTGATCATTCTGGTGAATCTGCTGGTGGACATTCTGTATGGCGTGGTCAACCCGCGCATCCGCCATAACAAGTAA
- the dppC gene encoding dipeptide ABC transporter permease DppC has product MSESTLTRNTVQANQPPSPLREFWSYFRTNKGALVGLWFIVAIMVVACLAELVAPHSPFEQFRNALLQPPVWQEGGSWEFILGTDDVGRDILTRLIYGARLSLMIGCSVVVLSLSVGIVLGLLAAYFRGVVEVAIMRLVDIMLALPSLLLAIAIVAILGPSLLNSSLAIAIVSLPHYVRLTRAAALAEISRDYVTSARVVGAGPLRLMFITLLPNCLPPLIVQATLGFSSAVLDMAALGFLGLGAQPPTPEWGSMLADALQFVQRAWWVVTFPGLMILLTVLAFNLMGDGLRDALDPKLKH; this is encoded by the coding sequence ATGAGTGAATCCACCCTGACTAGAAACACTGTTCAGGCCAATCAGCCACCCTCACCCCTGCGTGAGTTCTGGAGCTATTTCCGGACCAACAAGGGTGCCCTGGTCGGTCTGTGGTTTATTGTCGCCATTATGGTGGTCGCCTGCCTGGCAGAGCTGGTCGCCCCGCATTCGCCGTTTGAACAATTCCGCAATGCCCTGCTGCAACCGCCAGTCTGGCAGGAAGGCGGCAGCTGGGAATTTATCCTAGGCACCGATGATGTCGGCCGCGATATTCTTACCCGCCTGATTTATGGCGCGCGCCTGTCATTGATGATCGGCTGTTCAGTAGTCGTACTGTCACTGTCGGTCGGCATCGTGCTGGGCCTGCTGGCCGCCTATTTCCGCGGTGTTGTGGAAGTGGCCATCATGCGTCTGGTCGATATCATGCTGGCTTTGCCGAGCCTGCTGCTGGCCATCGCCATCGTCGCCATTCTTGGCCCAAGCCTGCTCAACTCCTCACTGGCGATTGCCATCGTGTCACTGCCGCACTATGTTCGCCTGACTCGTGCCGCCGCTCTGGCGGAAATCAGCCGGGACTACGTGACCTCTGCCCGTGTCGTGGGCGCTGGCCCGCTGCGCCTGATGTTCATCACTTTGCTTCCCAACTGCTTACCACCGCTCATCGTACAGGCAACACTGGGCTTCTCCAGTGCGGTACTGGACATGGCGGCCCTTGGCTTCCTGGGTCTGGGTGCCCAGCCTCCTACTCCGGAGTGGGGTTCCATGCTGGCTGATGCGCTGCAGTTCGTTCAACGTGCCTGGTGGGTTGTGACCTTCCCCGGCCTGATGATCCTGCTGACCGTACTGGCATTCAACCTGATGGGCGACGGTCTCCGTGATGCCCTTGATCCCAAGCTGAAGCACTAA